Proteins from a single region of Chloroherpeton thalassium ATCC 35110:
- a CDS encoding MarR family winged helix-turn-helix transcriptional regulator gives MKNKQYGPEIESALGMWVKLARAFAVFNKRTSEHIRHHGLTASQFGALECLGHLGPMTIGGLSKKMLVSGGNMTVVIDNLEKENLVERVRDKSDRRAVHVQLTKKGRRVFNKVFPEHAEYVTKLVSVLSPEEQETLSALLKKLGLAIQ, from the coding sequence ATGAAAAATAAGCAATATGGACCGGAAATTGAATCAGCATTAGGCATGTGGGTAAAGCTGGCAAGAGCCTTTGCTGTATTTAACAAACGCACTTCTGAGCACATCCGGCATCATGGCTTGACCGCTTCGCAATTTGGCGCTTTAGAATGCTTAGGGCATTTGGGCCCGATGACCATTGGAGGGCTTTCAAAAAAGATGTTGGTTAGTGGTGGAAATATGACTGTCGTAATTGACAATTTGGAAAAGGAAAACTTAGTTGAGCGTGTGCGCGATAAAAGCGATCGGCGCGCCGTGCATGTCCAATTAACTAAGAAAGGGCGTCGTGTTTTCAATAAAGTATTTCCAGAGCATGCCGAGTATGTCACAAAGCTGGTTTCTGTGCTTTCGCCTGAAGAGCAGGAAACGCTTTCAGCATTGCTTAAAAAGTTAGGTCTGGCGATTCAATAA
- a CDS encoding vWA domain-containing protein yields the protein MDYRYFKWNEDLLKKGNSSFDKLLKIFNQLLMQTSGDVGAALSWLTELDKEYGLTENTTAGLGDFIEWLKKEGYLEDAAEKGSFQLTSKITKKIREDSLNQIFTSLKKDSSLGSHKIASPGRSVEPLPETRAWKFGDNLQQMDITSTINNSFKRNGIDDFSLSEDDIEVYDNEHQTQCATVLMIDVSHSMILYGEDRITPAKTVALALSELILTRYPKDSLEILLFGDEAWQIDVKELPFISIGPYHTNTKAGLALARQLLRRKRSQNKQIFMITDGKPSAINEGIKIYKNSFGLDRKIVNKTLDEAVICRKEKIVITTFMVTSDPYLKGFVEELTEANQGRAYFSGLDHLGEFMLVDYIRNRQKRVR from the coding sequence ATGGATTACCGATATTTCAAGTGGAATGAGGATTTGCTCAAAAAAGGAAATTCCTCGTTTGATAAGTTGCTGAAAATTTTCAACCAACTGCTCATGCAAACCAGCGGCGATGTTGGCGCGGCGCTCAGTTGGCTCACTGAACTCGATAAAGAATACGGCCTCACTGAAAACACAACGGCAGGACTTGGCGACTTTATAGAATGGCTTAAAAAAGAAGGTTACTTGGAAGATGCTGCTGAAAAAGGAAGCTTTCAGCTTACCTCCAAAATCACAAAAAAAATCCGCGAAGATTCACTTAACCAAATTTTTACGTCGTTAAAAAAAGATAGCTCGCTTGGCAGCCATAAAATTGCAAGTCCGGGGCGCTCGGTTGAACCGCTTCCCGAAACGCGCGCATGGAAATTTGGCGACAATCTTCAACAAATGGATATTACGTCTACCATCAATAATTCTTTCAAACGCAATGGCATTGACGATTTTTCCCTCAGCGAAGACGACATAGAAGTTTATGATAATGAGCATCAAACCCAATGCGCCACCGTTTTAATGATCGATGTGTCTCATTCGATGATTCTTTATGGAGAAGATAGAATCACGCCGGCCAAAACGGTTGCGCTCGCCCTTTCTGAACTCATTCTGACACGCTATCCGAAAGATTCGCTGGAAATACTTCTCTTCGGTGATGAGGCCTGGCAAATTGACGTGAAGGAATTGCCATTTATTAGCATCGGCCCTTACCACACCAACACAAAAGCCGGTCTTGCTTTAGCTCGCCAATTGCTTCGCCGCAAACGCTCTCAGAACAAACAGATTTTTATGATTACTGATGGCAAGCCATCTGCCATCAACGAAGGCATCAAAATTTATAAAAACTCATTTGGCTTGGATAGAAAGATCGTTAATAAAACGCTCGATGAGGCTGTGATTTGCAGAAAAGAAAAAATTGTCATCACCACGTTTATGGTTACAAGCGATCCTTATTTGAAAGGATTCGTCGAAGAACTAACGGAGGCGAATCAAGGACGAGCATATTTTAGCGGATTGGATCATTTAGGTGAATTTATGCTCGTAGACTACATTCGCAACCGTCAGAAACGGGTGAGATAA
- a CDS encoding sigma 54-interacting transcriptional regulator has product MTHQNMAELTKAKTIGDLKSLGYRARSVKDEIRENLIAKLKNREDIFPGIMGYERTVIPQLQNALLSKHDIILLGLRGQAKTKLIRMLSTLLDEFTPIIKGSEINDDPFNPLSKFGREKVLHEGDETDIEWLHRSERYSEKLATPDVTIADLIGDIDPIKAATHRLTYADENVIHFGLIPRTNRGIFAINELPDLQPRIQVGLLNIMQEKDIQIRGFQVRIPLDIFIIYSANPEDYTNRGNIITPLKDRIDSQIITHYPKTVEIGIQITEREAWTKRSSAKIEVPYYFKEIIEHTAFEARRSEYVDQKSGVSARLTISAMENLVSNAERRAILNNESDATVRISDIFYAVPAVTGKIELVYEGEQEGAQNVSKVLLGKAINQVFKKYCPDPNKKAQGKNVYSSIMDWFSKGNQLTILDDMSFADYYTLLDSVKGLKDLAQKLLNPQEKTELATAMEFILEGLHQNSMIGKDELEASRSYSDMIGKIMSSVGGNRYER; this is encoded by the coding sequence ATGACCCACCAAAATATGGCTGAGCTTACAAAAGCAAAAACAATCGGCGATTTAAAAAGCCTTGGCTATCGCGCTCGCTCGGTAAAAGATGAGATTCGCGAGAATTTAATTGCAAAGCTAAAAAACCGCGAGGATATCTTTCCGGGCATTATGGGCTATGAGCGAACTGTCATTCCACAACTGCAAAACGCGCTACTTTCCAAGCACGACATCATTTTGCTGGGACTTCGCGGACAAGCCAAAACCAAACTCATTCGCATGCTCAGCACGCTCCTGGATGAATTCACGCCGATTATCAAAGGCTCAGAAATCAACGACGATCCGTTCAATCCGCTTTCAAAATTCGGCAGGGAAAAAGTGCTTCACGAAGGCGACGAGACCGATATCGAATGGCTGCATCGCTCGGAGCGTTACAGCGAAAAACTCGCAACGCCGGATGTCACGATTGCCGATCTCATCGGCGACATCGATCCGATTAAAGCCGCAACGCACCGCTTAACTTATGCAGATGAAAATGTTATCCATTTCGGCCTGATTCCACGCACCAATCGCGGCATTTTCGCCATCAACGAGTTGCCCGATTTGCAGCCGCGCATTCAAGTTGGCCTGCTCAACATCATGCAGGAAAAAGACATCCAAATTCGCGGCTTTCAAGTTCGCATTCCGCTCGATATTTTTATCATCTACTCGGCAAATCCTGAAGATTACACCAATCGCGGCAACATCATCACGCCGCTCAAAGATCGCATTGATTCGCAAATCATCACGCATTATCCCAAAACGGTGGAGATTGGCATTCAAATCACAGAGCGCGAAGCTTGGACAAAGCGCAGTTCCGCAAAAATTGAAGTGCCGTATTATTTTAAAGAAATTATCGAACACACGGCGTTTGAAGCACGACGCAGCGAATACGTGGATCAAAAATCCGGTGTCTCGGCGCGATTGACGATTTCCGCCATGGAAAACTTGGTGAGCAACGCTGAGCGCCGCGCGATTCTCAATAACGAATCGGATGCAACGGTTCGCATTTCGGACATTTTTTATGCGGTTCCTGCTGTTACGGGAAAAATCGAGCTCGTTTATGAAGGCGAACAAGAAGGCGCTCAAAATGTATCTAAAGTCTTGCTCGGAAAGGCTATCAACCAAGTTTTCAAAAAATATTGCCCTGATCCGAACAAGAAAGCGCAAGGGAAAAATGTTTATTCGTCGATTATGGATTGGTTTTCAAAAGGAAATCAGCTCACCATTCTTGACGACATGAGCTTCGCTGATTATTATACCTTGCTCGACAGTGTAAAAGGCCTAAAAGACCTGGCGCAAAAGCTTCTGAATCCTCAAGAAAAAACGGAACTCGCCACAGCGATGGAATTTATTTTGGAAGGACTTCATCAAAATTCGATGATTGGAAAAGATGAGTTGGAAGCGTCGCGCTCCTATTCCGACATGATTGGAAAAATCATGAGCAGTGTTGGGGGCAATCGCTACGAACGTTGA
- a CDS encoding Gfo/Idh/MocA family protein, translated as MDTVHVGIIGLGVISQVMHLPLLSKFENVKIAAICDSDYNKARFLGEKYHVPNVFRDYEDLLALSELDAVIIATPTNTHHDIAIAAIHAKKHCLVEKPLARTADETRSIVRELENTDVKLMVGMNQRFRPDAIVLKSFIHGGEIGDVFYIKAGWLQKNMTDSSWKTRKEISGGGVFLDLGILLLDLSLWLLDFPKATCVSAIHFDNTKKGVEDFSTVLIKTETGLAMTIETGWNFDVDRDLLYCNVYGNEGLARVNPLKFNKKIQGNLVNVTPERIGSHEDIFKRSYYNELKHFIGAITGLNPLSSTGEEAIEKMAIVDAIYESAKLNREVLLP; from the coding sequence ATGGACACAGTGCACGTAGGAATTATAGGATTGGGAGTGATCTCGCAAGTGATGCACTTGCCACTGCTCTCAAAATTTGAGAATGTTAAAATTGCAGCTATTTGCGATAGTGATTACAATAAAGCTCGCTTCTTAGGCGAAAAGTATCACGTTCCGAATGTTTTTCGCGACTATGAAGATTTACTCGCGCTTTCTGAACTTGATGCGGTCATTATTGCCACACCAACCAACACTCACCATGATATAGCGATTGCGGCGATTCACGCAAAAAAACATTGCCTCGTGGAAAAACCACTGGCACGAACAGCCGACGAAACAAGATCAATTGTGCGTGAGCTGGAAAACACGGACGTGAAGCTGATGGTTGGCATGAACCAGCGCTTTCGCCCGGATGCCATTGTGCTGAAAAGTTTTATCCATGGCGGTGAAATTGGCGATGTTTTTTACATCAAAGCGGGTTGGCTGCAAAAAAATATGACTGATAGCTCGTGGAAAACTCGCAAAGAAATTTCTGGTGGCGGCGTTTTCCTGGACTTGGGGATCTTATTGCTCGACTTATCTCTGTGGCTACTGGATTTTCCAAAAGCAACCTGCGTGTCCGCCATTCATTTCGACAACACGAAAAAAGGCGTTGAAGATTTTTCAACCGTTTTAATTAAAACAGAAACCGGCTTGGCCATGACAATTGAGACAGGCTGGAACTTTGATGTTGACCGTGACCTGCTTTATTGCAACGTTTATGGCAACGAAGGATTAGCTCGCGTGAATCCGTTGAAGTTCAACAAAAAAATCCAGGGAAATTTGGTTAATGTGACACCAGAGCGGATTGGCTCGCATGAAGATATTTTTAAACGCTCTTATTATAATGAACTTAAGCATTTTATTGGCGCGATCACTGGACTAAACCCGCTTTCGTCAACTGGAGAGGAAGCCATTGAAAAAATGGCGATTGTTGATGCCATTTATGAATCGGCAAAATTGAACCGTGAAGTATTATTACCTTAA
- a CDS encoding Hpt domain-containing protein produces the protein MPQNAKTHDRYLIYIDQDFSDIVPEFIDSVYENIKEIETALNEKDMESICRIGHNLKGTGGGYGFEQLSTFGSAIEESGKIADINAVSQLVSEISDYLSKIKIQYIDR, from the coding sequence ATGCCACAAAATGCCAAAACGCATGATCGATATCTTATCTATATCGATCAAGATTTCTCGGACATTGTTCCTGAATTTATCGATTCTGTTTATGAAAACATCAAAGAGATTGAGACTGCGCTTAACGAGAAAGATATGGAAAGTATTTGCCGGATTGGGCACAATTTAAAAGGGACTGGCGGCGGATATGGCTTTGAACAGCTTAGCACATTTGGAAGTGCAATAGAAGAATCTGGCAAAATTGCCGATATAAATGCCGTTAGCCAACTGGTCTCTGAAATCTCAGACTATTTATCGAAAATTAAGATCCAGTATATTGACAGGTAA
- a CDS encoding universal stress protein, with protein sequence MFTIKKILCPTDFSDVSKNAVRYANEFARSMQANVIFLHVVEPRPIATDMTVAYIPIETDLEKIAEDDLSNLIEEEKVKGISAAKSVMVGHPSDIIIEQAESQDVDLIILGSHGRTGITRLLMGSVAEAVLRKAPCPVLIVKAGEKEFIHGDDE encoded by the coding sequence ATGTTTACTATCAAAAAAATTCTTTGCCCAACTGATTTCTCCGACGTGTCAAAAAATGCGGTTCGTTATGCAAATGAATTTGCTCGTTCGATGCAAGCAAATGTCATTTTTTTGCATGTCGTTGAGCCTCGTCCTATTGCAACGGATATGACAGTCGCATACATCCCAATTGAAACAGACCTTGAAAAAATTGCAGAAGATGATTTATCCAATCTGATTGAGGAAGAAAAAGTCAAAGGCATTTCGGCAGCAAAAAGTGTAATGGTAGGCCATCCTTCTGATATTATAATCGAGCAAGCTGAGTCGCAAGACGTTGACCTAATTATTTTGGGGTCGCATGGGAGAACCGGGATTACAAGACTTTTGATGGGAAGCGTGGCGGAAGCAGTTCTCAGAAAAGCACCTTGTCCTGTATTAATTGTAAAGGCAGGGGAAAAAGAGTTTATTCATGGTGATGATGAGTAG
- the trxA gene encoding thioredoxin: MAEAMPQSFEDLIQTSELPVFVDFWAEWCGPCRMIAPSVKKLAEEMTGKLVVVKVNVDEKPQLAQAHGIMGIPTLIMFHKGKEIWRASGALPYDSLKYQVEANLPA; encoded by the coding sequence ATGGCCGAAGCTATGCCACAATCTTTTGAAGATTTAATTCAAACAAGCGAATTACCAGTATTTGTTGACTTTTGGGCAGAATGGTGTGGGCCATGCCGAATGATTGCGCCGTCTGTGAAAAAACTTGCTGAAGAAATGACTGGAAAGTTAGTCGTGGTGAAAGTCAATGTGGATGAAAAGCCCCAACTGGCTCAAGCACATGGTATTATGGGAATTCCAACGCTGATTATGTTCCATAAGGGAAAAGAAATTTGGCGTGCATCAGGTGCGCTTCCGTATGACTCACTCAAATATCAAGTTGAAGCAAACTTGCCTGCCTAA
- a CDS encoding OsmC family protein, with protein MKAAIEYNGQMPFIGISERGHVTYYDTSEKHGGTGKHATPMDVLLEAVGACSVFDVVGILTKKRKTITKLNIEIDSVRADEYPKVFTSIHLRYKMQSPDVSQDDLEKAVQLSMDKYCSVSATLKKSGCKVTWETEIEN; from the coding sequence ATGAAAGCAGCAATTGAATATAATGGACAGATGCCTTTCATTGGAATCAGTGAAAGAGGACATGTTACCTACTACGACACCAGCGAAAAGCATGGTGGAACAGGCAAACATGCAACGCCGATGGATGTGCTTCTTGAAGCGGTGGGAGCGTGCTCTGTGTTTGATGTTGTCGGGATTTTAACCAAAAAACGTAAAACCATTACGAAGTTGAACATTGAAATTGATAGCGTGAGAGCAGATGAGTACCCAAAAGTTTTTACAAGTATTCATCTTCGCTACAAAATGCAAAGCCCAGATGTATCGCAAGATGATTTGGAAAAAGCCGTTCAACTTTCTATGGATAAGTATTGTAGTGTTTCCGCAACCTTAAAGAAAAGTGGTTGTAAGGTGACATGGGAAACTGAAATTGAAAATTAA
- a CDS encoding Tll0287-like domain-containing protein — translation MKKKLLILFFAVVSVSACSTKEKSEAPHEKTAQVVQLAEADKQEYLAKGKEMVSITMKTLGGNLMKAMKENGVAHAAEFCNLKASPLVDSLQNVYHASIRRATLKPRNQENLATAQEEEIINAYMEQMKSENAELKPIVKMSGSDTVSFYAPIKIPAAMCLKCHGAVGTEVSEEDYKKVKELYPNDKAVGYKEGELRGIWSIHFPVAKEKM, via the coding sequence ATGAAGAAAAAATTGTTGATTCTTTTTTTTGCGGTGGTTTCTGTTTCTGCGTGTTCTACTAAGGAAAAATCTGAAGCACCACATGAAAAAACGGCGCAAGTCGTTCAACTTGCGGAAGCCGATAAGCAAGAATACCTTGCAAAAGGAAAAGAAATGGTGAGCATTACAATGAAAACATTAGGTGGGAATTTAATGAAGGCGATGAAGGAAAATGGTGTGGCTCATGCAGCTGAGTTTTGCAATCTTAAAGCATCTCCTTTAGTTGATTCGCTTCAAAATGTCTATCATGCGTCCATTCGCCGCGCAACGCTAAAGCCCAGAAACCAAGAAAACCTGGCAACTGCGCAGGAAGAGGAAATCATTAATGCTTATATGGAGCAAATGAAGTCTGAAAACGCAGAGCTGAAACCTATCGTTAAAATGTCCGGTTCTGATACTGTTAGCTTTTATGCCCCAATTAAAATTCCTGCTGCCATGTGCTTGAAATGCCACGGCGCAGTTGGCACGGAAGTTTCCGAAGAGGACTACAAAAAAGTAAAAGAACTTTATCCTAACGATAAAGCCGTAGGATATAAAGAAGGGGAGCTTCGTGGGATTTGGAGTATTCACTTTCCGGTTGCTAAGGAAAAAATGTAA
- a CDS encoding glycosyltransferase family 2 protein, producing the protein MRSKCKDVKISIITPVFNGEVFIENCLKNVIEQKCPFAEHLIMDGGSKDKTVEILKTYSQKHPHIHFISEKDNGQSDAMNKGIKMAKGDIISFLNVDDFYEPNALNDAAAIIDKMTEPGLLVGNCKVWISEDKIQRVNKPKHLKLRDLLLGVEINEHPINPSAYFYHKSLHEKIGYYKIDEHFAMDIDFIYRAVQYAHVKYVDKIWGNFRSYNDTKTVLDYKSGNGWRRLEAMQRFYRKDLSFLDRLWVTAVFETRKKIQSVAYFLKNPLELINRLKYEK; encoded by the coding sequence ATGCGGTCAAAGTGTAAAGATGTTAAGATATCTATAATCACCCCTGTTTTCAATGGCGAAGTGTTTATAGAAAATTGTTTGAAAAATGTGATTGAGCAAAAATGTCCGTTTGCCGAACATCTTATTATGGACGGCGGCTCTAAAGATAAAACTGTAGAAATTCTTAAAACTTACTCTCAAAAACATCCTCATATTCACTTCATTTCTGAGAAAGATAATGGTCAATCTGATGCGATGAATAAAGGTATCAAAATGGCGAAAGGAGATATTATTTCTTTCTTAAACGTTGATGATTTTTATGAACCGAACGCTTTAAATGATGCGGCGGCGATAATAGACAAGATGACCGAGCCAGGACTGTTAGTTGGAAACTGTAAGGTATGGATTAGTGAAGATAAAATACAAAGAGTTAACAAACCAAAACATTTAAAATTAAGAGACTTGCTTTTAGGCGTGGAAATTAACGAACATCCAATAAATCCTTCCGCGTATTTCTACCATAAATCGCTACACGAAAAAATTGGATACTATAAAATTGATGAACATTTTGCCATGGATATCGATTTTATTTATCGTGCTGTTCAATATGCCCATGTAAAATATGTTGATAAAATATGGGGAAACTTTCGATCTTATAATGATACCAAAACCGTTTTGGACTACAAAAGTGGGAACGGCTGGCGGCGCTTGGAAGCAATGCAACGATTTTATCGTAAAGATTTGTCCTTTTTAGATCGATTGTGGGTAACCGCTGTATTTGAAACAAGAAAAAAAATTCAGTCTGTTGCCTATTTTCTTAAAAATCCATTGGAATTGATAAACCGCCTAAAGTACGAAAAATAA